The genomic region ATCACGATGACGGAGGCGTCGACCTGCCGGGCCACGCGGAGGATCTCGTCAGCCGCCTCGCCGGAGTGCGTGGTCCGCCGGAGCTCCAGCGCGACGCCGTCGGCCTCGGCCCGCTCGGACATCCGGCGGACGGCGTCGTCGGGTGCGGCGTCGACGCTGACCGGTGCACCGCCGCGGGGGGAGTTGAGGACGACCAGCGGTTCGCTGCGACGCCGGGCCTCCTGCAGGGCCGCGGAGAAGGCGGCGTCGCCCTCCGGCGTGGGGACGTAGCCGACCAGGACGGTCATACCAGCTCCTTGGTGTCGCTCCGGTGCTCGGCCTGACGCCGGCGGGGAAGGGCGGACCGGATCATCGGCAGGAACGCGACCAGCAGGAAGATCACCAG from Blastococcus colisei harbors:
- a CDS encoding universal stress protein, whose translation is MTVLVGYVPTPEGDAAFSAALQEARRRSEPLVVLNSPRGGAPVSVDAAPDDAVRRMSERAEADGVALELRRTTHSGEAADEILRVARQVDASVIVIGLRRRSPVGKLLMGSSAQRILLDADRPVLAVKP